The Longimicrobium sp. DNA segment AAAGATGCACCATCGCTCCCTGGGACCACACAGGTGCACCGTGGACGCGGCGTCCCGCGCAGCTCGGCATCCCCCTCGGCCCTGGTCTGGAGGTTGGGGCTCGCGCGCAGCCAAGCGTAGAAGCGCGTGGTCGTCATGCGCATGCGCGCCCACCGACCCACCATCGACTACGCCCGACGCCGCACCGCGGAGGGGAAGAGCAAGCCGGAGATCATCCGCTGTCTCAAGCGCTTCGTGGCGCGCGAGATCTTCGGCCATCTCTGCCGCGCGCCCAGAGCAGCCCACCCAGAGCAAACCGGTGCTTGACCTCTATAGGAGCATCAAAGCCTACAGCGCTGTACAAGCAGAAACCGGTAGCGAGGGATCCGCCATGTTCTACGAGCCCCGGCACGGCCACGGCCTGCCCTACGATCCTTTCAAGGCCATCGTCGCGCCGCGGCCGATCGGCTGGATCTCCACGGTCGACACCGATGGGCGGACCAATCTCGCGCCCTACAGCTTCTTCAACGCGGTCCACTCGCGGCCGCCCATGCTCGCCTTCACCAGCGAGACGATGAAGCACAGCGCGGGCATCGCCATCGCGACGGGCGAGTTCGTCTTCAACCTCTGCACGCGCCCCCTTTTCGAGGCCATGAACATCTCCTCCGGGGCGCTGGCGTCCGGTGAGAGCGAGTTCGAGGCCGCGGGGTTGGCGACGGCGCCGTCCCGCATCGTGAACGCCCCGCGTGTCGCGGCCTCACCGGCCGCGCTCGAATGCCGGGTGGTGCATTCCATGCGGTTCCACGATGTGGACGGCAAGCCGCTGGAGGGTTGGCTCATCATCGGGCAGGTGGTCGGCGTC contains these protein-coding regions:
- a CDS encoding flavin reductase family protein, with amino-acid sequence MFYEPRHGHGLPYDPFKAIVAPRPIGWISTVDTDGRTNLAPYSFFNAVHSRPPMLAFTSETMKHSAGIAIATGEFVFNLCTRPLFEAMNISSGALASGESEFEAAGLATAPSRIVNAPRVAASPAALECRVVHSMRFHDVDGKPLEGWLIIGQVVGVHIDDAYLRNGRFDTAAAQPLARCGYRDYAAVTEMFEALRPTDGGAFLPGQRDR